AACATGACTGTCTTTAAAATCATGACATGCAATGCTAAACACAAAAGAGCTACATGATCAGCTGGACTGTAATCCATAAACGTTTTAATTTggtttatgaaaacatttaatcaTGAAATTCTATTCCTCTATTCCTATTTACATAATTACTAgtggggaaaataaaaatttatttggtGGGCGCAGACCAAGAGAGCAGATACTGTTTTCACTGATTGGTGGTGATATCAGCTCTGCTGTTCCTGGACTCTGTGCCCAAGGGAGAATGACATCATCTGTCTTATGTACGTCCTTGCTAAATGCCCTGCAGTCTGGCAaaagtaatgatttattttaatcaggATAGCACATACACATAACATACAGTCGTGTATATCTATTGgatatatgtttaaatatatggATGTAAATACATAATCAGCACCATGAGGCTAGAGTCACAACAACTGAGAATTTTTAACCCCCAGTTAGTAGGCTAGGAACACTCTGAAGTCTACCCCCCTCTTTTCATCCATTAtttccatttctctttctgttcccATGGGTATTGGTGAGCGCACATgtatacgcgcacacacacacacacacacacacacacacacacacaccatagttACGCTATTGTCCTGACCTGTGGGGACACAATGAAGGGGATGGGAAGTGGGCTGTTAAATGGATTAAATGCATTCATTGACATACCATCAGTATTGACATACTTGGAGGGGCCTTTGGGAAGGTGTTAGTTACATACagatgtgccttttttttttttttttttcctttttcaaatAGGAAAAATCTGTGAGCAGCATTGAGATAATTACATGAAAAACAACTCGTGTTAGTTTATTGCTGTTCATTTTTGTAGTGTagagttaaatatttttgagGGCACACTTACAAATGACCTAAAACAGATCTTGAAACTTTTTATTTCACTAAGGCTTTTGGTGCCTAGTTCTTGAAGTCATCTTCTATTTAGTCAACATCTGTTATTGGAGTaattatttaaatcatattcttcATCCTCTTGCTTCCAGAGACGAGTTCAACATTGATGTTCTTCATGCTTTTGTCGAGCTTCATGAATTCACAGATCTCAACCTGGTCCAGGCACTCaggtaaaatatgaaaaattaggaataataataataataataataataataataatgtgtaaagCATCAAACATGAGACCTTAGAATTAGGATGTTAATTGGTTACACATGTGATCAATAAACTATGCATCTTATGCAATGTCATTATTGTGGCTTTGCTACTGTAGTGATCTTGTTATGTGTATTTTCCATCACTGTACCATGAAGACAATTCTTGTGGAGTTTCCGGTTACCAGGTGAAGCCCAGAAGATAGACCGCATGATGGAGGCTTTTGCACAGCGTTACTGTCAGTGCAATCCTGGTGTCTTTCAGTCCACAGGTAAGTCTATGCTTGTTTCATGGCACttgtaatatttaattctgCAAAAGCTAATTTAACCTTTTCCTGCCTAAGCAGTACACCCCACACCTCCCTCCGCACTGTTTTTACACCTACTCACCGTTACTCATACATGAGCTTTTTGCTCACCTTCCATAAGCACCATGCTCTTAGTGAGACTGAAGTGCTTACATATCTGAAAGTGTCATTGGCTTTGGCCTGTTTTGATATATTCATTCTGgtcattttgcttttaaaatgttgttaatATATGCACAGTCATCTCCTTTTGAAAGGAAAGAATACCACAAGCTTAAAGATTGCCCTCCAATTTTCTCTGTAGATACCTGCTATGTTCTTTCATTTGCCGTCATCATGTTGAATACAAGCCTGCACAACCCTAATGTAAAGGACAAGCCTACAGCCGAGCGCTTCATAGCCATGAACAGAGGCATCAATGATGGGGGAGACCTACCAGAGGACTTGCTCAGGGTCAGATTTCATGGTTTATTTGCGTCACATATTCAAACACATCGTAGTTAGATCTCTGCAACAGTATCCTAATACAGTAATGTGTCAGAGATTTTCTGCTGTTAAGTGCATATGCTTTCTCTTTATAGTGTGTTAATTGCCTCTTTAATGCTTGTCCGTATCTACAGAACCTGTATGAAAGTATCAAGAATGAGCCCTTTAAGATACCAGAAGACGATGGCAATGACCTCACACATACATTCTTTAATCCAGACCGTGAGGGCTGGTTGCTGAAATTGGGTGAGTGGCAAATGTTGCTCTTTTTTggataagggaaaaaaaactaagtaGAAAATTATATTCCTGTTgttgtataattgtatatataaacTCTTTTCATGGCCCTCAGTAATAGTCCTGTAGCTTATGTGTAACTTATCACAGACTAAATAACATCCAAGACTTACTGTTAATAAGATTGTGATTtattaaattcagtttattaaatTTCTGTTAATAAggttaatttattaaaattattaaattaaatgttcaatGAAACCACACTGATGCTCTATACTTATTTTACAACAGTTCTGAAATGTCTGACACAATCACGCTACCAATGTACATGGTAGTGTCAGATCAGCTTGTCTCAAGCCCAGATCACCTACATGGTGATGCCACACAATATGATTTGAGTATGAagttattaaagaaaataaggAATATGAACATAATACCACAAAGGACCTTGAGCATTGGctagttgtttttatttgtttaggtTGCCATCCGGTGGAGATTTATAGAAGTGAAAGTCATAATTACAGTGATTCAGCCAGTTTTTTTATGCTGTAAAATGCTTCATCATCCAAATataaagtttgatttattataattttcgtatttattattttcttttttccactttttttttcatgtttcattctctttcttcaGGAGGTATGTACACTAGTTCTTCCCATTAGCCAATGCGCTGTGCTTCTGGGTGCTTTATGTGGTGTGCTTTGCTCTCATTATCtacatttttgtccatttgatttttttaaaaccagtatttcattttaaaaaatgaaatggttttATGTTTCTTAATAGTTCCTTAACACTGAGCTATGCTGGAATGTGGCATTTCCTGCACATTGCTACATTGCCCGCAATGTGTGAAGCCCCATAATAATGCTACCGCTGTGACCTTGGAGTTTAGCCATAAGCCCTTAACTCTGGAAGCTGCAGGTTTCTTTATTGTCTTTGCTCATGAGCGCAATTTCTGTAACATAATGAAAGCTCAAACATGTACATCAGAGAGGTTTTGACAAACACTGCATTAAGGCCTTAcatgttctgctttttttttttttttttttttttactgccacGGATCTGCATTAAAAACAGATCTGTCTTTCATTCTTCCAACCTAACATAGCTCTGCTGAGTCCCAGAAATACTTATTATTGTTTTCTACTGCCATGTGCCCATAATGATTGACATTGGGATGTGTGCCTTTTGGGGCCATCAAGTAACAGGAACACTCCATGCTTGCATTCTCCTTGTGTAACTACATTACCACATAATACTTAAAAATTCCTATTTAAAGCATGCCCTTTAGAAGTGAGTATGGAATTGATgtctcattattattttaagacaTGAAGCAAAGAAAGACTAAGTTTTACCTTGTGCTATTAATGACATATGCATATGGGAGCTTGTATTTTTACAGTCTAATTTAATTGTCATCCCTCTCCATATTTCCATGGTCATTTACTTTtgattatttagtttttattgaGTTTGTGGGATTCTTTTAACTTTTTGGTAATGAATAAACCAGTTATATGCCCATGCACTAATGTGACTTAACCATGCACATGTCTGTCCGCTGCAGTGCTCCAAACCTCATCCTGCTTCATTTCTCTGTTGCCGTCGTCTCGTCCGCTCTCTTGAACATTAACCCAGTGCTCACTATTAGCATTGGGTTATATATTTCGTAactggactgttttttttcttattttacagGGGGACGagtaaaaacatggaaaagaaGATGGTTTATCTTGACGGATAACTGCCTTTATTACTTTGAATACACTACTGTAAGTAACCCATAATTTAGGGGGTtcgtttgtgtttatttttgaatCTTAGAACTTTTTTTGGTGATGAGTAAACCAATTATATGtccatgcattattattaacttttattttagGATAAAGAGCCAAGAGGGATTATTCCCCTGGAAAATCTAAGCATTAGAGAAGTGGAGGATTCAAAGAAACCAGTATGTTCTCTTTCCTctatttttatgtgtatatttatatttacatacatatgcACTGCAAAGCCTATTTCTGCCTTACATATTTGTTTACCATTTCCCTTAATTATTTGAATAACTGTCTTTACAGAACTGCTTTGAGCTCTTCATCCCTGACAATAAGGATCAAGTGATCAAGGCCTGCAAGACTGAGGCAGATGGTCGGGTGGTGGAGGGTAACCACACATTCTACAGAATCTCGGCCCCAACCactgaagaaaaagaggaatgGATCAGCAGTATCAAGTGAGTGGTCTTCAACACGCCATGGGCAATAATTTTGGATTTATATATGGTTATTGCTGTCATCCTTGAGATGTTCCTCAGTGTGAGTAAATCAAGTCCCTTAAGATTTTATACCTGAATCATCATATTGTGTAGTAGAGATGGGACAAAACCGTCACAGTTACAGCGGTTTCTACTTTGTGGGCAGGTGGTTAGATacgaagcttgtgggacaaaagaagaccacattcattaacatgggaGTGTATTAGGTCTTCCTCCTGCACGTCACAATTACCACATATTTAACgcattgattcattcatcttcaataagtgTTTTATGTgggtttaaatgactaatttgtttatattttggtaaACAGAACCAACatagttcattagaaaatattgcatgtCGGTTTTCTTAGGAAATAACTGTGGGAGCTCGTGGGATCGTTTACAGTTCCTGCGGGAGCAGACGTGAATGGGATTTTAAAAAGTTCTGCCCTTACCTCTGTTGTATATTTTCCAGATTAGTTCATGTTCACAAACGTTAAATGCCAGTGTTAAAGAGTTGATGTATGCACTTTAACAATGAGCTTGCACAGTTTGAGTATTGTGAGGACAAAAACAAACCTAAGACTCTGCAAATCTAAGCTGTTATCTAAAATAAGTTTGTTGATTATATGCACTCTATATCATATGAATTTTGATTTACTGGAAAGAGGAAGGTTTAGACATAATTAGAAAACATTTGTTTGCCAAAATGTACTGTCTAGAATCTAGAGTAAATGGTGTATCTGGTAAACTATGATTTAGTAATTTAA
The sequence above is a segment of the Pangasianodon hypophthalmus isolate fPanHyp1 chromosome 12, fPanHyp1.pri, whole genome shotgun sequence genome. Coding sequences within it:
- the cyth1b gene encoding cytohesin-1b isoform X3, translated to METDIYVPDDLTPEEKQELENIRRRKQELLEDIQRLKDEIAEVTNEIENLGSTEERKNMQRNKQVAMGRKKFNMDPKKGIQFLIENDLLKNICEDIAQFLYKGEGLNKTAIGDYLGERDEFNIDVLHAFVELHEFTDLNLVQALRQFLWSFRLPGEAQKIDRMMEAFAQRYCQCNPGVFQSTDTCYVLSFAVIMLNTSLHNPNVKDKPTAERFIAMNRGINDGGDLPEDLLRNLYESIKNEPFKIPEDDGNDLTHTFFNPDREGWLLKLGGGRVKTWKRRWFILTDNCLYYFEYTTDKEPRGIIPLENLSIREVEDSKKPNCFELFIPDNKDQVIKACKTEADGRVVEGNHTFYRISAPTTEEKEEWISSIKAAISRDPFYEMLAARKKKVSSIKRQ
- the cyth1b gene encoding cytohesin-1b isoform X1, whose protein sequence is MGTVSELCASSFQAFMCPTVCPAAPAVPDDLTPEEKQELENIRRRKQELLEDIQRLKDEIAEVTNEIENLGSTEERKNMQRNKQVAMGRKKFNMDPKKGIQFLIENDLLKNICEDIAQFLYKGEGLNKTAIGDYLGERDEFNIDVLHAFVELHEFTDLNLVQALRQFLWSFRLPGEAQKIDRMMEAFAQRYCQCNPGVFQSTDTCYVLSFAVIMLNTSLHNPNVKDKPTAERFIAMNRGINDGGDLPEDLLRNLYESIKNEPFKIPEDDGNDLTHTFFNPDREGWLLKLGGRVKTWKRRWFILTDNCLYYFEYTTDKEPRGIIPLENLSIREVEDSKKPNCFELFIPDNKDQVIKACKTEADGRVVEGNHTFYRISAPTTEEKEEWISSIKAAISRDPFYEMLAARKKKVSSIKRQ
- the cyth1b gene encoding cytohesin-1b isoform X4, whose protein sequence is MPDDLTPEEKQELENIRRRKQELLEDIQRLKDEIAEVTNEIENLGSTEERKNMQRNKQVAMGRKKFNMDPKKGIQFLIENDLLKNICEDIAQFLYKGEGLNKTAIGDYLGERDEFNIDVLHAFVELHEFTDLNLVQALRQFLWSFRLPGEAQKIDRMMEAFAQRYCQCNPGVFQSTDTCYVLSFAVIMLNTSLHNPNVKDKPTAERFIAMNRGINDGGDLPEDLLRNLYESIKNEPFKIPEDDGNDLTHTFFNPDREGWLLKLGGGRVKTWKRRWFILTDNCLYYFEYTTDKEPRGIIPLENLSIREVEDSKKPNCFELFIPDNKDQVIKACKTEADGRVVEGNHTFYRISAPTTEEKEEWISSIKAAISRDPFYEMLAARKKKVSSIKRQ
- the cyth1b gene encoding cytohesin-1b isoform X2, producing the protein MVLKSEAGVVPDDLTPEEKQELENIRRRKQELLEDIQRLKDEIAEVTNEIENLGSTEERKNMQRNKQVAMGRKKFNMDPKKGIQFLIENDLLKNICEDIAQFLYKGEGLNKTAIGDYLGERDEFNIDVLHAFVELHEFTDLNLVQALRQFLWSFRLPGEAQKIDRMMEAFAQRYCQCNPGVFQSTDTCYVLSFAVIMLNTSLHNPNVKDKPTAERFIAMNRGINDGGDLPEDLLRNLYESIKNEPFKIPEDDGNDLTHTFFNPDREGWLLKLGGRVKTWKRRWFILTDNCLYYFEYTTDKEPRGIIPLENLSIREVEDSKKPNCFELFIPDNKDQVIKACKTEADGRVVEGNHTFYRISAPTTEEKEEWISSIKAAISRDPFYEMLAARKKKVSSIKRQ